Below is a genomic region from Methanocorpusculum vombati.
CAGCGGCGACAACCTGAAGGTAGGGATAACTCTCATTGTCTGGGGGCTCTTCAAGAAGATGGTCATCGCCGATAACCTCGGAAGCCGGGTTGACTTTGTCTTCTCCTCGCCGGAGACCGCAACCTCGGTATGGATCATTCTCGGCACCATTCTTTTCGGCATCCAGATCTACTGCGACTTCTCCGGTTACGCCCACATCGCGATCGGCTGCGCACGTTGTCTCGGATTTAAAATCCCGGAGAACTTCAACCTCCCCTACCTCGCCGCAAACATCCAGATCTTCTGGAGAAAATGGCACATGACCCTCTCGCGTTTCATCCGCGACTATGTCTACATCCCGCTCGGCGGCAACCGCAAAGGACACGTGCGCACCTACGCAAATCTCCTCGCCTCCATGGTAATCTGCGGCCTCTGGCACGGAGCCGCATGGACTTTTGTCCTCTGGGGAGGCTATCACGGCCTGCTTCTTCTTCTCCACCGCTACTTCATCGGAGAGAAAAAGATCGGAGTTACCAGTACATTCCTCGCATCCAACACAGGACTGCTGACGAAGATACTCATCACGCAGGCACTTGTCTTCTTCGGCTGGATGATCTTCCGGGCAAACAGCCCTGGTGATCTCCTCATCTGCATGCAGAAGATCCTCTTCTTTGACTTCCAGTTCTCCACCTTCACCAGACTTGCCGTCCTTGGCGGTGCGGGGCTGATCCTCCTTGCGTTTGTTGTCATGACAAACAAACGCCTCGCAGAATTTGCCAAAACCGCAGCAGTCTATGACTACCTCTCGTTCTGTGCACGGCTGCGGCCGTTCTACTGGACACTCTACATCGCCGTTCTTGGCTTTGCCATCCTGCTGCTCTCACCCCCGGAAACACCGGAGTTCATCTACTTCGCATTCTGAATAACAGCGCAGGATCACATTCCTGTTTTCAGTCAACACCCTTTGCACCCGAAAAACTATGTGGTTGCAAAAGAAATGAGATTCAGGTAAGAGGGGGACGAATTCATAACCATCACTACAAACCGCCGGGGAATCCGATGAACATCCTGTTTGCCGTCTGCGGCGAAGGACTCGGTCACGCATCACGCTCAACAAAACTTGCCGCATACCTTGCCCAGCACGGCCACACCTGCACATTTGCCTCCTACGGCAAAGCCCACGACTTCATCCAGAAACAGGGATTTCCCGTCCACGAAATCAGCCGCGAGGTCACGCTTGGAGGAGACGACGGCCTCTTCAGCCTCGCAAAAACCCTCTGGCTCTCCAAAACCGTCCCGGTATCCCTCCTGCACTCCTACCGCGACGCCCGCAGACTGCTCACCGAGCATCATTTCGATCTCCTTGTCGCCGACACCATGTATGCCGCAGGATACGCCGCAAAATCTCTTGGCATCCCGAACGCATTCATCACCAACCAGAATACCTTTGCCGCCGCCGCATCCCCGGACGCCGCATACTGGACCTATCTCAGCAGGATTGTACAAAAATATCTCCAGAAAGTTCCCGACATCGTCATCGTACCCGACTTCCCCCCTCCGGATACCATAAGCGGCTACAACTTTGCAATCCCCGAAGCAGAGATCGATCATTACCGGTTTATCGGCCCGATCCTTGACCGGGACCCCGGCACCGTCCCGCTTTCAGAGGAAACCATCTTCGCAAGCTTTGGCGGTGAACCCTTCAAACTCCCGCTGTATGCCATGCTCCGCGAAATTGCAGACGACATGCCGGACCACAGATTCGAAGTCTTCTCCACCACCCCCGGCCTGCCGGAAAACACCCAAAACTTCCGGACATTCGGCTACGTTCCCGATCTCCAGCCCTACCTTGCCAAATCCCGCGTGGCGATTCTGCACGGCGGCCTCACCTCCCTGATGGAATCCCTCTCTTTGGGAAAACCGGTCGTCATGATCATTGATCCCTATCATCCGGAACAGTGGAACAAT
It encodes:
- a CDS encoding MBOAT family O-acyltransferase — translated: MLFTTPEYLIFFAVVLIATELLRRKLWQHCLLLAASYYFYWCSGSIHILLLVFVTLASFFCGAKIFTAETNRRKKCWLALGTLIPLAILGWFKYIDFGIASINSLLGAAGITVSVPLLQVLLPVGISFFTFQALSYIFDIYLGKLEPEPHLHKYALFIAFFPALVAGPIVRASEFLPQLREKIHISGDNLKVGITLIVWGLFKKMVIADNLGSRVDFVFSSPETATSVWIILGTILFGIQIYCDFSGYAHIAIGCARCLGFKIPENFNLPYLAANIQIFWRKWHMTLSRFIRDYVYIPLGGNRKGHVRTYANLLASMVICGLWHGAAWTFVLWGGYHGLLLLLHRYFIGEKKIGVTSTFLASNTGLLTKILITQALVFFGWMIFRANSPGDLLICMQKILFFDFQFSTFTRLAVLGGAGLILLAFVVMTNKRLAEFAKTAAVYDYLSFCARLRPFYWTLYIAVLGFAILLLSPPETPEFIYFAF
- a CDS encoding glycosyltransferase: MNILFAVCGEGLGHASRSTKLAAYLAQHGHTCTFASYGKAHDFIQKQGFPVHEISREVTLGGDDGLFSLAKTLWLSKTVPVSLLHSYRDARRLLTEHHFDLLVADTMYAAGYAAKSLGIPNAFITNQNTFAAAASPDAAYWTYLSRIVQKYLQKVPDIVIVPDFPPPDTISGYNFAIPEAEIDHYRFIGPILDRDPGTVPLSEETIFASFGGEPFKLPLYAMLREIADDMPDHRFEVFSTTPGLPENTQNFRTFGYVPDLQPYLAKSRVAILHGGLTSLMESLSLGKPVVMIIDPYHPEQWNNAKKIEEMGSGIMILGNAVTKEKLDTAIAQALILTPPDLRQLLSALDGRETVRGILESLHSS